A section of the Deinobacterium chartae genome encodes:
- a CDS encoding carbohydrate ABC transporter permease encodes MQKAQTLTPRRGGLERQRARIALWLLVPTLLAIALVAGYPLFNTIYLSFTDANLGSPEAPRGVGLSNYWTPDGLGILQDPAWWNSVVNTLKFTVSSVVLEFLLGLGIALVINSKFPGRGLMRAAILVPWAIPTVVSAQMWKWMYNDQFGVINDLLFRLNLIDAPINWIANPDLALWSIVAVDVWKTTPFVALLLLAGLQAIPSDIYEAADVDGASRFTQFWRLTLPLLVPTILVTLIFRTLDALRVFDVVYVMNGYAETSISMSAYARQQLIDFQALGAGSAVSVLIFLVIMIFTVFYVTSLRVRFD; translated from the coding sequence ATGCAGAAGGCACAGACCCTTACGCCCCGCCGGGGCGGCCTCGAGCGGCAACGCGCCCGCATTGCCCTGTGGCTGCTGGTGCCGACGTTGCTGGCCATCGCCCTGGTCGCCGGGTATCCGCTGTTCAATACCATCTACCTCTCGTTCACCGACGCCAACCTGGGCTCGCCCGAGGCCCCCCGGGGTGTGGGGCTCTCCAACTACTGGACTCCGGACGGGCTGGGCATCCTGCAAGACCCGGCGTGGTGGAACTCGGTCGTCAACACCCTGAAGTTCACGGTCAGCTCGGTGGTCCTCGAGTTTCTGCTGGGCCTGGGCATCGCGCTGGTCATCAACTCCAAGTTTCCCGGGCGCGGCCTGATGCGCGCGGCCATCTTGGTTCCCTGGGCGATTCCCACGGTGGTCTCGGCGCAGATGTGGAAATGGATGTACAACGACCAGTTCGGCGTGATCAACGATTTGCTGTTCCGGCTGAACCTGATCGACGCGCCGATCAACTGGATCGCCAATCCGGACCTGGCGCTGTGGAGCATCGTGGCCGTGGACGTGTGGAAGACCACACCCTTCGTGGCCCTGCTGCTGCTGGCCGGACTGCAGGCCATCCCCTCGGACATCTACGAGGCCGCCGACGTGGACGGCGCAAGCCGCTTCACGCAGTTCTGGCGCCTGACCCTGCCGCTGCTGGTCCCCACCATCTTGGTCACCCTGATCTTCCGCACCCTCGACGCCCTGCGGGTCTTCGACGTGGTGTACGTCATGAACGGCTACGCCGAGACGTCCATTTCCATGAGCGCGTATGCCAGGCAGCAGCTGATCGACTTCCAGGCACTGGGGGCCGGCAGCGCCGTGTCGGTCCTGATCTTTTTGGTGATCATGATCTTCACGGTGTTCTACGTGACCAGCCTGCGCGTGCGCTTCGACTGA
- a CDS encoding carbohydrate ABC transporter permease: MSTSPSVPPHQPAARRRTKPGKLIGNLLFWLVVIIILFYVLFPFYWAIVTSLKLPSQLFDTPVAYWPERPTLGNYAQVFTGQPFSRNLINSLVVAVGTVVISLLLAMLSAYALGRFRFRGKSMLMYIILAVSMFPQIAVLGGLYTLIRGFGLYNTWWGLMFSYLIFTLPFTVWVMTSFVRDIPAELEEAALVDGATPLQTLFKVLLPVMMPSLVTTGLLAFITAWNEFLFALTFTADNTARTVPVAISLFSGASQFELPWAAIMAASVVVTVPLIVLVLIFQRNIVSGLTAGAVKG; encoded by the coding sequence ATGAGCACCTCACCGAGCGTTCCACCCCATCAGCCCGCCGCGCGCCGGCGCACCAAGCCCGGCAAGCTGATCGGCAACCTGCTGTTCTGGCTCGTCGTCATCATCATCTTGTTCTATGTGCTGTTCCCGTTTTACTGGGCGATCGTCACCAGCCTGAAGCTGCCCAGCCAGCTGTTTGACACGCCCGTGGCCTACTGGCCCGAGCGGCCCACCCTGGGCAACTACGCTCAGGTCTTTACCGGGCAGCCCTTCTCGCGCAACCTGATCAACTCGCTGGTGGTGGCGGTCGGCACGGTCGTCATCAGCCTGCTGCTGGCCATGCTGTCGGCCTACGCGCTGGGCCGCTTCCGTTTCCGCGGCAAGAGCATGCTGATGTACATCATCCTGGCCGTCTCGATGTTCCCCCAGATCGCCGTACTCGGCGGGCTGTACACCCTGATTCGCGGCTTCGGGCTGTACAACACCTGGTGGGGCCTGATGTTCTCGTACCTGATCTTCACCCTGCCTTTCACCGTGTGGGTGATGACCTCGTTCGTGCGCGACATCCCGGCCGAACTCGAGGAAGCGGCCCTGGTGGACGGGGCCACCCCGCTACAAACCCTTTTCAAGGTGTTGCTGCCGGTGATGATGCCCTCGCTGGTTACCACCGGCTTGCTGGCTTTTATCACTGCCTGGAACGAGTTCCTGTTCGCGCTGACCTTCACCGCTGACAACACCGCGCGCACCGTGCCGGTCGCCATCAGCCTGTTCAGCGGTGCCAGCCAGTTCGAGCTGCCCTGGGCCGCGATCATGGCCGCCTCGGTGGTCGTGACCGTTCCCCTGATCGTGCTGGTGCTGATCTTCCAGCGCAACATCGTCTCGGGCCTGACCGCCGGTGCGGTCAAGGGCTGA